GACTGCTTGTAATACCTGTCGCAAGCTCAAGACTCGCTGTGATGTTGATCCCCGTGGTCATGCTTGTCGTCGCTGTTTATCACTTAGGTTTGTTTGGCAGATattcgatttttttttggggggtggTGTTTGTGGGGAGGGGGGCATTTCCCGGTCATATCTATATGCTAACCCACTATTGGCATCAAAAGGCTCGAATGCGAACTCCCCGAGACAACAGAACGATTCCAGGACAATGTATCCACCTGGTCCGACGCCACCGCTATACCATCGATCGAGGAACGGCTTGTCTCTCTCGAAAGAGGCATGGGGGAGATGATACATCTGATGCGGCAGATGGTGAACCGCTCCCCTAGCACGCCCTGCAGCCCAATCTTACAAACCAGACATAACAGCCTAGATGGAACATCCTCTAGCGATAGCATCTCTTCATCTTTTCATCCGCTCAAGCCCGCGCAAATCATTCGAGACCTGCAAGCCGAATGTTTCGGCGAGAGAGATCACTTTTCCGATGCCGACATCCTCGGGGATATCGTCACTCAGGGCATCGTAGATTCCAAACTTTCCTTGAAATTGATTGAACTGTGTGTCTGATTGTGCAATGGTCACTGGACTTCCCTGCTAACAATTTTACCAGTTTTGTCGAATATTTCGGTCATTGGGTCTCAATAAATCATTCGTCAAGCATTCAACGGTCAAATACACTCCTTTTCAACACGGCATGTCTCCTCGCTACGCGATATCTACCGGGTCTATCACAACACACCGTTCGCGATATCTCACTCTGTGTACAACATGCCGTGGCAAAGGTTTTGTGGAAGCCTCCGCCCATGTCAAGCGATATGCTGCAGGCTTTGACATTGCTCTGTCTATACTCTACTTCCGTCCACAAAGAAGGACTCATGGACGACTGGTTGCTGAGCGGAATCTCGATCAACCATGCCCTTATCTCATTTAACTTCCTCAACACCTTGCCGGGAGACAATTTAAATCCAGACGAGCTACTGGCTCAGTTGCGTCTGTGGAACACACTTTGCGCAACCCAGCTCCAGTATGTACTGTCTGATCAACCCAGCTTCTACCTGTCAGATGGATGATCTGACATCAACCCACTAGCTCTGCCCTTGCAAACGGCCGTACCGTCAACATCCAACAACAATTCATCGACCAATGCCCCCGCGTCCTCGAACACGCAGCCGCCACACCAGAAGATGGGAGGATCGTCGCAGAAATCCAACTATACCGCATCGCTCTCCGACTTCAACACACCCAGCACCGCGTCCAATTCGCAGAAACCGAATACGAAGATCTGGAACGCTGGAAAATGGAATGGGCCCATCTCCTAA
Above is a window of Penicillium digitatum chromosome 2, complete sequence DNA encoding:
- a CDS encoding Fungal transcriptional regulatory protein, N-terminal, whose translation is MTRTGPTNNHISWETKSIVPEDGRRIDSGACQDARPKGRIRRSMTACNTCRKLKTRCDVDPRGHACRRCLSLRLECELPETTERFQDNVSTWSDATAIPSIEERLVSLERGMGEMIHLMRQMVNRSPSTPCSPILQTRHNSLDGTSSSDSISSSFHPLKPAQIIRDLQAECFGERDHFSDADILGDIVTQGIVDSKLSLKLIELFVEYFGHWVSINHSSSIQRSNTLLFNTACLLATRYLPGLSQHTVRDISLCVQHAVAKVLWKPPPMSSDMLQALTLLCLYSTSVHKEGLMDDWLLSGISINHALISFNFLNTLPGDNLNPDELLAQLRLWNTLCATQLHSALANGRTVNIQQQFIDQCPRVLEHAAATPEDGRIVAEIQLYRIALRLQHTQHRVQFAETEYEDLERWKMEWAHLLTTSEDSTLNLNLWFCQLLLYRTAARVQPDSERLLPEICGTARLIINQFLQTRFTTAPALIDHVYFIVGYAALTLCDYTLTDPLISQVRGFLLHLAPGGDNLSYRIACIVGEVQRRYSETSAVVTAGSHSSSPVAEVKGVQMFGASQHHRSGMDISQLMSSAEGLDSLVEGFVSFSDDWNNWWSYADRASAEGVA